One Actinosynnema pretiosum DNA segment encodes these proteins:
- the pdhA gene encoding pyruvate dehydrogenase (acetyl-transferring) E1 component subunit alpha, translating into MSSPEEWTHPGPDAVPATGAAPTAEQVIAGLKATDEGGSDLVQLLTPEGERVHHPDFDVDVTAEELRGLYRDMVLVRRVDREANALQRKGELGLWAPLLGQEAAQVGAGRAMRARDMAFPSYREHGVAWCRGVPPTDLLSMFRGTDQCGWDPVEHRFHPYTIVIGNQVLNATGYAMGQRFDGAVGDDGGEATMAFFGDGATSQGDVHEGFVWAAVYDAPVVFFCQNNQWAISEPTERQSRLPLYQRARGYGFPGIRVDGNDVLATLAVTRWALDQCRTGNGPVLIEAFTYRMDAHTTSDDPSRYRLSDELELWKLKDPIERVKVHLVKQQWADQEFFDQVELEAEELGARLREHCSSLEAPPAERIFSQVYAEGSPVVDTQREEFLSYHAGFLGGER; encoded by the coding sequence TCAAGGCCACGGACGAGGGCGGCTCCGACCTGGTGCAGCTGCTCACCCCCGAGGGCGAGCGGGTCCACCACCCCGACTTCGACGTCGACGTCACGGCCGAGGAGCTGCGCGGGCTGTACCGCGACATGGTCCTGGTCCGCCGCGTCGACCGCGAGGCCAACGCGCTGCAGCGCAAGGGCGAGCTCGGCCTCTGGGCGCCCCTGCTCGGCCAGGAGGCCGCGCAGGTCGGCGCCGGTCGCGCGATGCGGGCGCGGGACATGGCGTTCCCCAGCTACCGGGAGCACGGCGTCGCCTGGTGCCGGGGCGTGCCCCCAACCGACCTGCTCAGCATGTTCCGCGGCACCGACCAGTGCGGCTGGGACCCGGTCGAGCACCGCTTCCACCCCTACACGATCGTCATCGGCAACCAGGTGCTCAACGCCACCGGGTACGCCATGGGCCAGCGGTTCGACGGCGCCGTGGGCGACGACGGCGGCGAGGCCACCATGGCGTTCTTCGGCGACGGCGCCACCAGCCAGGGCGACGTGCACGAGGGCTTCGTCTGGGCGGCCGTCTACGACGCGCCGGTGGTGTTCTTCTGCCAGAACAACCAGTGGGCCATCTCCGAGCCCACCGAGCGCCAGTCCCGGCTCCCGCTCTACCAGCGGGCGCGCGGCTACGGCTTCCCCGGCATCCGGGTCGACGGCAACGACGTCCTCGCCACCCTCGCCGTCACGCGCTGGGCGCTCGACCAGTGCCGCACCGGCAACGGCCCCGTCCTGATCGAGGCGTTCACCTACCGGATGGACGCCCACACCACCTCGGACGACCCGTCCCGCTACCGGCTCTCCGACGAGCTGGAGCTGTGGAAGCTCAAGGACCCCATCGAGCGGGTCAAGGTGCACCTGGTCAAGCAGCAGTGGGCGGACCAGGAGTTCTTCGACCAGGTCGAGCTGGAGGCCGAGGAGCTGGGCGCCCGGCTGCGGGAGCACTGCTCGTCGCTGGAGGCGCCGCCCGCCGAGCGGATCTTCAGCCAGGTGTACGCGGAGGGCAGCCCGGTCGTGGACACCCAGCGCGAGGAGTTCCTGTCCTACCACGCCGGTTTCCTCGGAGGTGAGCGCTGA
- a CDS encoding dihydrolipoamide acetyltransferase family protein, with protein MPQYKQFPLPDTAEGLTDAEILTWHVRPGDAVKVNQVIVEIETAKAAVELPCPWDGVVTEVLVRVGQTVDVGTPIITIDVDPTGAPPAPAPAPAPVNGVAVEESGRVPTLVGYGPKSGAAKRRPRKGNPLPAASVPEPAPVAPAVPAPVAAPVAVAEPVAPQGGYVPLAKPPVRKLAKDLGVDLRALTGSGPGGVITREDVEASLAAPVAEPAQSTADSGARERRVPVKGVRRATAQAMVDSAFTAPHVTEFLTVDVTPMMELRARLKDSPEFRGVKLTPLAFAAKAVVLAARRTPDVNAAWDGPAGEIVYKDYVHLGIAAATPRGLVVPKVRDADRMSLRELAVALEELATTAREGRTKPSDMVGGTFTITNVGVFGVDTGTPILNPGESGILALGAIRDMPWVVDGQVVPRKVCQLALSFDHRVVDGQQGSQFLADVGALLADPAVAITY; from the coding sequence GTGCCGCAGTACAAGCAGTTCCCGCTCCCGGACACGGCCGAGGGGCTGACCGACGCCGAGATCCTCACCTGGCACGTGCGGCCCGGTGACGCGGTCAAGGTCAACCAGGTCATCGTGGAGATCGAGACCGCGAAGGCGGCCGTCGAGCTGCCCTGCCCGTGGGACGGGGTGGTGACCGAGGTCCTCGTGCGGGTCGGGCAGACCGTCGACGTGGGCACGCCGATCATCACCATCGACGTCGACCCGACCGGGGCGCCGCCCGCGCCCGCTCCGGCGCCCGCCCCGGTCAACGGGGTCGCGGTCGAGGAGTCCGGCCGGGTGCCCACGCTCGTCGGGTACGGGCCGAAGTCCGGCGCGGCGAAGCGCCGCCCCCGCAAGGGGAACCCGCTTCCGGCGGCCTCGGTCCCGGAGCCCGCCCCGGTCGCGCCCGCGGTTCCCGCGCCCGTGGCCGCCCCGGTGGCGGTGGCGGAACCCGTTGCGCCGCAAGGCGGGTACGTCCCGCTGGCCAAGCCGCCGGTGCGCAAGCTGGCCAAGGACCTCGGGGTCGACCTGCGCGCGCTGACCGGCTCCGGTCCCGGCGGCGTGATCACCCGCGAGGACGTCGAGGCCTCGCTGGCCGCGCCGGTCGCGGAACCCGCTCAGTCCACAGCGGACAGCGGCGCGCGCGAGCGCCGGGTGCCGGTCAAGGGCGTCCGGAGGGCGACCGCGCAGGCGATGGTGGACAGCGCGTTCACCGCCCCGCACGTCACCGAGTTCCTCACCGTCGACGTCACGCCGATGATGGAGCTGCGGGCCAGGCTCAAGGACAGCCCGGAGTTCCGGGGCGTCAAGCTGACCCCGCTGGCGTTCGCGGCCAAGGCCGTCGTGCTCGCCGCGCGGCGGACGCCGGACGTGAACGCCGCCTGGGACGGTCCGGCGGGCGAGATCGTCTACAAGGACTACGTGCACCTGGGCATCGCCGCCGCCACCCCGCGCGGGCTGGTGGTGCCGAAGGTCCGGGACGCGGACCGGATGTCGCTGCGCGAGCTGGCCGTCGCCCTGGAGGAGTTGGCCACCACCGCGCGCGAGGGCAGGACCAAGCCCTCGGACATGGTCGGCGGCACGTTCACCATCACCAACGTCGGCGTGTTCGGCGTCGACACCGGAACGCCCATCCTCAACCCCGGCGAGTCGGGCATCCTCGCGCTCGGCGCGATCCGCGACATGCCGTGGGTGGTGGACGGCCAGGTGGTGCCGCGCAAGGTGTGCCAGCTGGCGCTGAGCTTCGACCACCGCGTGGTCGACGGCCAGCAGGGCTCGCAGTTCCTGGCGGACGTCGGCGCACTGCTGGCCGACCCCGCCGTGGCGATCACGTACTGA
- a CDS encoding TetR/AcrR family transcriptional regulator — protein sequence MAAEQQVRAGRTKRLPRAVRERQILDAAVDVFSRLGFHAASMDEISEVAGISKPMLYAYLGSKEELFTACTRRESARLMEAIATGVEVDRAADVQLWTGLRAFFGFVGEHRASWLVLHRQAASQGGPFAAELAELRGRAIGLVAELVARAAEEAGVPGTGARDAESMAAALVGAGESLADWWLDHPDEPSGVVAARLMNLVWMGFGDLVDGKVWHPGSPE from the coding sequence ATGGCAGCAGAGCAGCAGGTCCGCGCCGGTCGGACCAAGCGGCTGCCGCGCGCGGTGCGCGAGCGGCAGATCCTCGACGCCGCGGTGGACGTCTTCTCCCGGCTCGGCTTCCACGCCGCGTCGATGGACGAGATATCCGAGGTCGCGGGCATCTCCAAGCCCATGCTGTACGCCTACCTCGGCTCCAAGGAGGAGCTGTTCACCGCCTGCACGCGGCGCGAGTCCGCCAGGCTGATGGAGGCCATCGCCACCGGCGTCGAGGTCGACCGGGCGGCGGACGTCCAGCTGTGGACGGGACTGCGGGCGTTCTTCGGGTTCGTCGGCGAGCACCGGGCGAGCTGGCTGGTGCTGCACCGCCAGGCCGCCTCGCAGGGCGGGCCGTTCGCGGCCGAGCTGGCGGAGCTGCGCGGGCGGGCGATCGGCCTGGTGGCGGAGCTGGTGGCGCGGGCCGCCGAGGAGGCCGGGGTGCCCGGCACGGGCGCGCGGGACGCCGAGAGCATGGCCGCCGCGCTGGTCGGCGCGGGCGAGTCGCTGGCCGACTGGTGGCTGGACCACCCCGACGAGCCGTCGGGGGTCGTGGCGGCGCGGTTGATGAACCTGGTGTGGATGGGGTTCGGGGACCTGGTGGACGGGAAGGTCTGGCACCCCGGCTCGCCCGAATAG
- a CDS encoding alpha-ketoacid dehydrogenase subunit beta, translating into MAAPTVDRADAGAPAAVQTLTIAKAINSGLRAAMEADPKVIVMGEDVGKLGGVFRITDGLQKDFGEQRVLDTPLAESGIVGTAVGLALRGYRPVCEIQFDGFIFPAFDQIVSQVAKLHYRTQGRLKLPIVIRVPYGGGIGAVEHHSESPEGYFAHTAGLKVVTCSNPADAHWMIQQAIACDDPVLFFEPKRRYYEKGQVDTTAAPGPLFASRVLREGTDVTIAAYGPVVRTALDAAAAAEEDGRSLAVVDLRSLSPLDLGPVYESVRRTGRLVVVSEAPGEASLASHIAAQVQQECFYSLQAPVLRVTGYDTPYPPAKLEEEFLPDLDRVLDAADRSMAW; encoded by the coding sequence ATGGCCGCGCCGACCGTCGACCGCGCGGACGCGGGCGCGCCCGCCGCCGTGCAGACCCTCACCATCGCCAAGGCGATCAACTCCGGCCTGCGCGCCGCGATGGAGGCCGACCCGAAGGTCATCGTCATGGGCGAGGACGTCGGCAAGCTCGGCGGCGTCTTCCGCATCACCGACGGGCTGCAGAAGGACTTCGGCGAGCAGCGCGTGCTGGACACCCCGCTGGCCGAGTCCGGCATCGTGGGCACCGCCGTGGGCCTCGCGCTGCGCGGCTACCGGCCGGTGTGCGAGATCCAGTTCGACGGCTTCATCTTCCCGGCGTTCGACCAGATCGTCAGCCAGGTCGCCAAGCTGCACTACCGCACCCAGGGCAGGCTCAAGCTGCCCATCGTCATCCGGGTGCCCTACGGCGGCGGCATCGGCGCGGTCGAGCACCACTCCGAGTCGCCCGAGGGGTACTTCGCGCACACCGCGGGCCTCAAGGTCGTCACCTGCTCGAACCCGGCCGACGCGCACTGGATGATCCAGCAGGCCATCGCCTGCGACGACCCGGTGCTGTTCTTCGAGCCGAAGCGGCGCTACTACGAGAAGGGGCAGGTCGACACGACCGCGGCCCCCGGTCCGCTGTTCGCCTCGCGGGTGCTGCGGGAGGGCACGGACGTCACGATCGCGGCGTACGGGCCCGTGGTGCGCACCGCCCTCGACGCCGCCGCGGCAGCCGAGGAGGACGGGCGCTCGCTGGCCGTGGTGGACCTGCGGTCGCTCTCGCCGCTGGACCTCGGCCCCGTCTACGAGTCGGTGCGGCGCACCGGCAGGCTCGTCGTGGTGTCCGAGGCGCCCGGCGAGGCGTCGCTGGCCAGCCACATCGCGGCCCAGGTGCAGCAGGAGTGCTTCTACTCGCTCCAGGCCCCGGTGCTCAGGGTGACCGGGTACGACACGCCCTACCCGCCCGCGAAGCTGGAGGAGGAGTTCCTCCCCGACCTCGACCGGGTGCTCGACGCCGCAGACCGCTCGATGGCCTGGTGA
- a CDS encoding MerR family transcriptional regulator — translation MRYYSIGDLARLTGMTVKAVRFYSDSGLVPVAGRTSGGFRCYDADGLSRLKLLGTLRELGFDLPTARRVLEREVSVAEVARTHAEAIDAQLRVLRLRRSVLRAVARSGEVEMVHELAKLSEEERQRVLDDFFEEVFGGLDLEPGFESMMRSVRIELPDDPSPEQVEAWIELANLVRDEDFRASIRRMSERHQEMRAEGVEMTGGERNAEVFKIAVARAREAIDAGVEPGSARSREIVREISARLAGELGTEDAEGQWAWLREFGDPRAEHYWVLIARINGWPPVPSTADERRWLLASIG, via the coding sequence GTGCGGTACTACTCGATCGGCGACCTGGCCCGGCTGACCGGCATGACCGTCAAGGCCGTCCGGTTCTACTCGGACTCCGGGCTGGTCCCCGTCGCGGGGCGGACGTCCGGCGGGTTCCGGTGCTACGACGCCGACGGGTTGTCCCGCCTCAAGCTCCTGGGCACGCTGCGCGAACTCGGCTTCGACCTGCCGACCGCGCGGCGCGTGCTGGAGCGCGAGGTGTCCGTCGCCGAGGTGGCGCGGACGCACGCGGAGGCCATCGACGCGCAGCTGCGGGTGCTGCGGCTGCGCCGGTCCGTGCTGCGCGCGGTGGCGAGATCAGGGGAGGTGGAGATGGTGCACGAACTGGCGAAGCTGTCCGAGGAGGAGCGGCAGCGCGTCCTCGACGACTTCTTCGAGGAGGTCTTCGGGGGGCTCGACCTGGAGCCGGGCTTCGAGTCGATGATGCGCTCGGTCCGCATCGAGCTGCCGGACGACCCGTCGCCCGAGCAGGTGGAGGCGTGGATCGAGCTGGCGAACCTGGTGCGGGACGAGGACTTCCGGGCGTCGATCCGGCGGATGTCCGAGCGGCACCAGGAGATGCGCGCCGAGGGCGTGGAGATGACCGGGGGCGAGCGGAACGCCGAGGTGTTCAAGATCGCCGTGGCGCGGGCGCGCGAGGCGATCGACGCGGGCGTCGAGCCGGGGTCCGCGCGGTCCCGCGAGATCGTGCGGGAGATCTCCGCGCGGCTCGCCGGGGAGCTGGGGACCGAGGACGCCGAGGGCCAGTGGGCGTGGCTCCGGGAGTTCGGCGACCCGAGGGCCGAGCACTACTGGGTGCTGATCGCCCGGATCAACGGCTGGCCGCCGGTCCCGTCCACCGCCGACGAGCGCCGCTGGCTGCTGGCGTCGATCGGCTGA